From the genome of Thermogutta terrifontis, one region includes:
- a CDS encoding tetratricopeptide repeat protein has translation MASETPAQAVGNVPPEPSPAKRKRLKECFEYGNRIAAQENFDYAADVYTECIVGEPGNALYVQAFLSNLKKKFNNNKRGQALGFFKLAPLKAALKKAVHSKDWVNVFRIGAEALKINPWDTGVLTALSQACEQCGYHEAQLVYLKQALDANPKDVEMCRRCARTLAELKLYDQAIAMWHKVEQLKPNDPEAPKAIADLTVRKTIEVGGYDETGESRRRIEAAGGEVRTPDALSRRDRLEMEIKRQPTNLPLYYELAEIYVRDGEYARAEQLMAKAYEITKDVAAKEKLEDLQLRRLRQALAEAEKEYRSNPSDQTKQKMVAAQKALWSKELEVYKDRVERFPNNLAFRFELGVRYQLNEMYEEAIKQYQIAQTDPRRKGVCLLNLGQCFEKIGQHRLAMKHFEDAVQEISDRDAENKKRALYSAAVLAYRLKDYRKAEQHASALAAMDYSYRNVGELLDKIAKRLEAQRGAATAEEEAVEVELPPGQDEE, from the coding sequence ATGGCATCCGAAACTCCTGCACAGGCTGTCGGTAATGTGCCGCCGGAACCAAGCCCGGCCAAGCGAAAGCGACTCAAAGAATGCTTTGAGTACGGCAACCGCATTGCGGCTCAGGAGAATTTCGACTACGCCGCCGACGTTTACACTGAGTGCATAGTAGGAGAGCCGGGTAACGCTCTCTATGTTCAGGCCTTCTTAAGCAATCTTAAGAAGAAGTTCAATAATAACAAGCGCGGCCAGGCTTTGGGATTTTTCAAGCTGGCTCCTCTCAAGGCGGCATTAAAAAAAGCCGTTCACAGTAAAGACTGGGTGAACGTGTTTCGGATTGGCGCCGAGGCGCTCAAGATCAATCCGTGGGACACCGGTGTGCTTACGGCGCTGTCCCAGGCATGCGAACAGTGCGGCTACCACGAGGCACAACTCGTCTATCTCAAGCAAGCGCTCGATGCCAACCCCAAGGATGTGGAAATGTGCCGCCGCTGTGCCCGGACCTTGGCCGAGCTCAAGCTCTATGACCAGGCCATCGCCATGTGGCACAAGGTGGAGCAGCTCAAGCCGAACGATCCAGAGGCTCCCAAGGCCATTGCCGACCTGACGGTTCGAAAAACGATCGAAGTGGGAGGATACGACGAGACTGGGGAATCCCGGCGTCGGATTGAAGCAGCCGGTGGCGAGGTGCGGACGCCGGATGCTTTGAGCCGTCGAGATCGGCTGGAAATGGAAATCAAGCGGCAACCGACGAATTTGCCGCTTTATTATGAATTGGCCGAAATTTATGTCCGCGACGGCGAGTATGCCAGGGCTGAGCAGTTGATGGCCAAGGCATACGAAATCACAAAAGACGTGGCCGCGAAAGAAAAGCTTGAGGACCTCCAGCTTCGTCGACTCCGTCAAGCCCTGGCGGAGGCGGAAAAAGAATACCGCAGCAATCCGTCGGACCAAACGAAGCAGAAGATGGTGGCTGCCCAGAAGGCTCTCTGGTCAAAAGAGCTCGAAGTGTACAAGGATCGCGTGGAACGGTTTCCGAACAATCTGGCATTCCGTTTCGAGCTGGGGGTCCGTTACCAGCTTAATGAAATGTATGAAGAGGCGATCAAACAGTACCAGATCGCCCAGACAGATCCACGGCGGAAGGGCGTGTGCCTTCTCAACCTGGGCCAGTGTTTTGAGAAAATCGGGCAGCATCGCTTGGCCATGAAGCACTTTGAGGACGCTGTCCAGGAGATTTCCGACCGGGACGCCGAAAACAAGAAACGGGCTCTTTACTCCGCCGCCGTGCTGGCCTATCGTCTGAAAGACTATCGGAAGGCCGAACAGCATGCGAGCGCGTTGGCGGCGATGGATTACTCTTACCGGAATGTCGGAGAGCTTCTGGATAAGATTGCCAAGCGGCTGGAAGCTCAGCGGGGAGCCGCAACGGCGGAGGAAGAGGCGGTGGAAGTCGAACTGCCCCCTGGACAAGATGAAGAATAG
- the rpsT gene encoding 30S ribosomal protein S20: MPNTKSAKKRLRQNIKRRLHNRAIKRATRTQCRKVREAVAAGDLARAEEELRKAYKLLDRAGVKRIIHPNAAARTKARLAAKVNSLKASLTASAQ, encoded by the coding sequence ATGCCCAACACAAAAAGCGCAAAAAAACGTCTTCGGCAGAATATCAAACGGCGGCTTCATAACCGGGCCATCAAACGTGCCACCCGGACCCAGTGCCGAAAAGTGCGGGAAGCGGTGGCGGCAGGTGACTTGGCCCGGGCGGAAGAGGAACTGCGGAAAGCCTATAAGCTCCTGGATCGCGCAGGCGTCAAACGCATCATCCACCCCAATGCCGCGGCAAGAACAAAAGCACGTCTGGCGGCTAAAGTGAACAGCTTGAAGGCCTCGCTGACGGCGTCTGCCCAGTAG
- the trpE gene encoding anthranilate synthase component I: MSALRYYPEFAKFAELADGVDLVPVYRRLVSDSLTPVSAFHKLDAGRCACLAESVTGGEKVGRYSFLATHPFLEVEAWDRRVIVNSYTGVSASGAPLLETRQYVCQNPIEELRKRVESLRVRMLPELPPFCGGAVGYVGYDVVRYYERLPNVPPDDRNIPDLSFGFYDRMVIFDNVTKALIVVALAHVRHPGWSFADAYDDACRRIDEIVDRLRNTPADLEPFDIPIEGEPTLNYRSNFTQEQFEEAVRKCIRYIEAGDIFQVVISQRLEVDLQAHPFEVYRALRVINPSPFMFYVRSPSVTLVGSSPEILVRVVGRQVTTRPLAGTRPRGKSEEEDRRLAEELLADPKERAEHVMLVDLGRNDLGRVCRFGSIKLTDVMTIERYSHVMHITSNVTGELAPGRTAFDALQACLPAGTVSGAPKVRAMEIIDEIEPHKRGPYAGAVGYFDFSGNMDTCITLRTIVVQGDKAYIQAGAGIVADSDPRREWQETLNKARGLLKAIEIAQTRSAPREYAVRR; encoded by the coding sequence ATGTCCGCACTGCGATACTACCCGGAGTTTGCAAAATTCGCAGAGCTTGCCGACGGGGTTGACCTTGTTCCAGTCTATCGCCGCCTGGTGAGTGACTCTCTCACGCCGGTTTCGGCCTTCCACAAATTGGATGCCGGTCGGTGTGCGTGCCTTGCCGAAAGCGTTACCGGGGGTGAAAAGGTCGGCCGGTATAGTTTCCTCGCCACGCACCCCTTTTTGGAAGTTGAAGCCTGGGACCGGCGTGTCATCGTCAATTCGTACACGGGCGTTTCCGCCTCGGGGGCCCCTCTCCTGGAAACGAGGCAGTATGTCTGCCAGAACCCAATCGAGGAACTCCGTAAACGCGTGGAAAGCCTGCGAGTAAGGATGTTGCCCGAACTTCCCCCATTTTGTGGGGGTGCCGTGGGCTACGTGGGCTATGACGTTGTTCGGTATTACGAGCGTCTGCCGAACGTGCCGCCGGACGATCGCAACATTCCGGATCTGTCCTTCGGTTTCTATGACAGGATGGTGATTTTCGACAACGTCACCAAAGCCCTCATTGTGGTGGCGCTGGCACATGTCCGCCATCCCGGTTGGAGCTTCGCTGACGCCTACGACGATGCGTGCCGACGAATCGACGAAATCGTTGATCGTTTGCGAAATACACCAGCGGACCTCGAGCCTTTCGACATTCCGATTGAAGGGGAGCCGACGCTCAACTACCGATCCAATTTCACCCAGGAGCAATTCGAGGAGGCGGTTCGGAAGTGTATTCGCTACATTGAAGCGGGCGACATTTTCCAGGTGGTCATCAGTCAGCGGCTGGAGGTCGACCTGCAAGCTCACCCGTTTGAGGTATATCGGGCACTGCGGGTTATCAACCCCAGCCCGTTCATGTTCTATGTGCGGAGTCCGAGCGTCACACTGGTCGGGAGCTCCCCGGAAATCCTGGTGCGGGTGGTAGGTCGTCAGGTGACGACTCGGCCGCTGGCGGGGACTCGCCCGCGGGGTAAATCGGAGGAAGAAGATCGACGGCTCGCGGAAGAGTTGCTGGCCGATCCGAAAGAGCGCGCGGAGCATGTCATGCTCGTGGATTTGGGGAGAAATGACCTTGGGCGGGTGTGTCGATTCGGCTCGATTAAGTTGACCGACGTTATGACCATTGAGCGGTACAGCCATGTGATGCATATCACGTCCAATGTTACTGGAGAGCTGGCACCCGGTCGCACGGCCTTTGACGCCCTTCAGGCGTGCCTGCCCGCCGGCACCGTGTCGGGAGCGCCAAAAGTCCGAGCGATGGAAATCATCGACGAGATCGAGCCCCACAAACGGGGGCCATATGCAGGTGCGGTGGGGTACTTTGATTTCAGCGGAAACATGGACACCTGTATCACGCTTCGGACCATCGTGGTCCAGGGCGACAAGGCATACATCCAAGCCGGTGCAGGGATTGTGGCGGACAGTGATCCCCGCCGTGAATGGCAAGAAACGCTCAACAAGGCCAGGGGACTCCTCAAGGCGATCGAAATTGCTCAGACCAGGTCCGCACCGCGGGAATATGCTGTGCGCCGTTAG
- the der gene encoding ribosome biogenesis GTPase Der: protein MPIPKVVIVGRPNVGKSSLLNWLVGRRVAVVDARAGVTRDRVTALARIDDRWLEFVDTGGIGIVDAAELEEHVARQIDIALHEATLILFVVDTRAGLTPMDEEISRRLRTLVRPTICVANKADAPKWDVVAQEFSRLGWPLVTVSCEQHRGKEELLGEIFRLLPSSASEDVPEPVMKVAVVGRRNVGKSTFINTLARQERMIVSEIPGTTRDSVDVRFELDGQVFVAIDTPGLMRRKSIRENVDFYGVCRAQESIRRADVVLLFFDATQDIARVDKQLAKYIAEHTKPCVFVVNKWDLLANKTPTESWVNLLRSTFGNMSYVPIAFITAKTGKNVKRLINLAQSLHKQAQIRVGTGQLNRALQDILKRHPPPLSGTKRPKIYFATQVGVQPPTIVMFCNEPEAFSNAYRRYLVNALQEELPYPEVPVRIFLRKRESKPGKVAVPALDERDDIPVDEGDVEDDWGDIEAYE from the coding sequence ATGCCTATTCCTAAAGTAGTCATTGTCGGTCGACCGAATGTGGGCAAGTCGAGCCTTCTCAACTGGTTGGTGGGGCGGCGGGTGGCCGTTGTTGACGCACGGGCAGGTGTAACCCGGGACCGTGTCACGGCTCTGGCGCGGATCGATGATCGTTGGTTAGAGTTCGTGGACACAGGCGGTATCGGAATCGTGGACGCAGCCGAACTGGAAGAGCATGTGGCGCGGCAGATTGACATTGCCCTTCATGAGGCCACGCTCATCTTGTTCGTGGTGGACACGCGGGCGGGGCTGACGCCCATGGACGAGGAGATTTCCCGCCGCCTTCGCACTCTGGTGCGTCCGACGATTTGTGTGGCGAACAAGGCCGATGCTCCCAAATGGGATGTCGTAGCTCAAGAGTTTTCCAGGCTGGGCTGGCCGCTGGTAACCGTCAGTTGCGAGCAGCATCGTGGAAAGGAAGAGTTGCTTGGGGAGATTTTCCGCCTGCTGCCGTCTTCGGCGTCCGAGGACGTGCCGGAGCCCGTCATGAAAGTGGCTGTCGTCGGTCGAAGAAACGTGGGGAAAAGCACCTTTATCAACACTCTCGCCCGGCAGGAGCGGATGATTGTCAGCGAAATCCCGGGCACGACACGGGACAGTGTTGACGTCCGGTTCGAGCTGGACGGGCAGGTTTTTGTGGCGATTGACACGCCCGGGCTGATGCGGCGTAAAAGCATTCGTGAAAATGTTGATTTTTACGGGGTCTGTCGGGCGCAGGAGAGTATCCGCCGGGCCGACGTCGTGCTCCTGTTTTTCGACGCCACCCAGGATATTGCCCGGGTGGACAAGCAGCTCGCCAAATACATTGCGGAACACACGAAACCGTGCGTCTTTGTGGTCAATAAGTGGGATCTCCTGGCGAACAAAACGCCAACAGAGTCGTGGGTCAATTTGCTCCGCAGTACCTTTGGCAACATGTCTTATGTGCCGATCGCCTTCATTACTGCAAAGACGGGAAAGAACGTTAAACGGCTTATCAACCTCGCCCAATCTCTCCACAAGCAGGCCCAGATAAGAGTGGGGACCGGGCAACTGAATCGAGCACTTCAGGACATTCTCAAGCGGCATCCGCCGCCGTTGTCCGGGACAAAAAGACCAAAGATATACTTTGCCACTCAGGTGGGAGTTCAGCCGCCCACCATTGTCATGTTTTGCAATGAGCCAGAGGCATTCTCCAACGCCTACCGCCGCTACCTCGTCAATGCCCTCCAGGAAGAGCTTCCCTATCCGGAGGTGCCGGTGCGAATCTTTTTGCGCAAACGGGAAAGTAAGCCCGGCAAAGTGGCGGTTCCCGCTCTGGACGAACGTGACGACATTCCCGTCGACGAGGGAGACGTGGAGGACGACTGGGGCGACATTGAAGCGTACGAATGA
- a CDS encoding Mrp/NBP35 family ATP-binding protein, whose product MSDAVLTRENILKVLDQFLDPELGRSVVNLDQVQDIKIAPGRVTIQLGLTTFCAPLWDELAQEVRDLVRKNLDSAVEVEVKISEFPRAAEKLGQIGLKAKYVVAVGSGKGGVGKSTVAAVLALGLTRAGCKVGLMDADVYGPSIPHLLGTEERPTLYEGKIVPIVVHGMRVMSMGFIVPREEAVIWRGPMLHQAVQQFLRDTDWEDLDYLIVDMPPGTGDVALSLSQLLPVSGAVVVCTPQELALLDAVKAIAMFRKVNIELLGIVENMSYFVCPNCGTRHDIFSSGGAKKKAQELKVPFLGEIPLNMAIRVRGDEGKLVDCFEDPVLQPCLSALCKNLVRQIVEKRRASPPLPSLSIL is encoded by the coding sequence ATGAGTGACGCCGTTCTGACACGTGAAAACATCCTCAAGGTTCTGGACCAGTTTCTTGACCCAGAACTCGGTCGAAGTGTCGTCAATCTGGACCAGGTGCAGGATATTAAGATTGCGCCCGGCCGGGTGACCATTCAACTCGGGTTGACAACCTTCTGTGCCCCATTATGGGACGAACTCGCCCAGGAAGTCCGCGATTTGGTCCGCAAAAATCTGGACTCAGCCGTGGAAGTGGAAGTAAAGATTTCCGAGTTTCCGCGGGCAGCGGAAAAGCTCGGCCAGATCGGTCTAAAAGCCAAATACGTCGTGGCAGTAGGATCGGGGAAGGGTGGTGTGGGAAAAAGCACCGTGGCTGCAGTCCTGGCGCTCGGTCTCACCCGGGCGGGCTGTAAAGTCGGCCTGATGGACGCGGATGTTTACGGCCCGAGCATTCCGCACCTCCTGGGAACCGAGGAGAGACCTACCCTTTATGAAGGAAAAATCGTCCCCATTGTTGTCCATGGGATGCGGGTGATGTCGATGGGCTTCATTGTGCCCCGGGAAGAGGCGGTCATCTGGCGTGGTCCGATGCTCCATCAGGCCGTCCAACAATTTCTCCGAGATACCGACTGGGAAGACCTGGACTACCTCATTGTCGACATGCCACCGGGTACCGGCGACGTGGCGCTGAGCCTTTCCCAGCTTCTTCCCGTCTCCGGGGCGGTGGTTGTGTGCACTCCGCAGGAGCTGGCGCTCCTCGATGCGGTCAAAGCCATCGCGATGTTCCGCAAAGTGAATATCGAGCTTTTAGGGATCGTGGAAAACATGAGCTACTTTGTCTGCCCGAATTGCGGAACCAGGCACGACATCTTTAGCTCGGGTGGGGCGAAAAAGAAGGCTCAAGAGCTCAAGGTACCATTCCTTGGCGAAATACCGCTTAATATGGCAATCCGTGTTCGCGGGGACGAAGGAAAACTTGTTGACTGCTTTGAAGACCCCGTTCTTCAGCCATGCCTGAGTGCCCTGTGCAAAAACCTTGTGCGTCAAATCGTGGAAAAGCGTCGGGCATCGCCGCCCCTTCCTTCGCTCTCGATACTGTGA
- a CDS encoding PIG-L deacetylase family protein — MKLNQQFLARYFGMVRFISVICAVVLGIACLSQRPLRAAENRPLRIIVFGAHPDDCEIRAGGVAALWAKAGHQVKFVSMTNGDIGHWAMAGGPLAQRRTAEVQEAARILGITTEVLDIHDGELLPTLENRKTMTRLIRQWQADIVIGHRPNDYHPDHRYTGVLMQDSAFMVAVPFFCPDVPPLKRNPVFLYSYDNFQRPNPFRPDIVVAIDDVIEQKLDALLAIESQFIEGGALGSLETAPQTEADRQKKREEVREAFRRRFAQIADKCRDRLIELYGPEKGKAINYAEAFEVCEYGRQPTEQEIRELFPFISP, encoded by the coding sequence ATGAAGCTCAACCAACAATTCTTGGCGAGGTATTTCGGGATGGTCCGATTTATTAGTGTCATTTGTGCCGTCGTACTCGGTATCGCGTGTCTCAGCCAGCGTCCTCTTCGTGCCGCCGAGAATCGACCTCTTCGAATCATTGTGTTTGGGGCCCATCCGGACGACTGTGAAATTCGGGCGGGTGGTGTGGCGGCACTTTGGGCAAAGGCCGGACATCAGGTGAAGTTTGTTTCCATGACGAATGGTGATATTGGGCATTGGGCGATGGCTGGCGGTCCTCTGGCTCAGCGACGAACGGCGGAAGTCCAGGAAGCCGCCAGAATCCTGGGTATCACAACCGAAGTATTGGACATTCACGACGGCGAGCTTTTGCCCACTCTGGAAAACCGAAAAACGATGACTCGCCTCATTCGCCAGTGGCAAGCAGATATCGTGATCGGGCACAGACCAAATGATTATCATCCCGATCATCGCTACACGGGCGTGCTGATGCAGGACTCGGCCTTTATGGTGGCGGTTCCCTTTTTCTGTCCCGACGTTCCTCCGCTTAAGAGAAACCCCGTGTTTTTATACTCGTACGATAATTTTCAACGCCCCAATCCCTTTCGGCCTGATATTGTCGTGGCTATTGATGACGTCATTGAGCAAAAGCTGGATGCCTTGCTCGCCATTGAGTCGCAGTTTATTGAAGGCGGGGCGCTGGGATCGCTGGAGACCGCCCCGCAGACGGAGGCCGATCGTCAAAAAAAGCGGGAAGAGGTTCGTGAGGCTTTCCGCCGAAGATTTGCGCAAATCGCCGACAAATGTCGTGACCGACTCATCGAGCTCTATGGGCCGGAAAAAGGAAAAGCGATTAATTATGCGGAAGCGTTCGAGGTGTGTGAGTATGGCCGACAACCGACTGAACAGGAAATCCGCGAACTGTTTCCATTCATTTCACCTTAA
- a CDS encoding 3-ketoacyl-ACP reductase, whose protein sequence is MTSTTAPSLPAALVTGGSRGIGAAIALTLGELGYHVFVNYATRPEAAQTVVASIVAKGGSAEAIQADVGNAADRERMIACLENYGRWDVLVNNAGITSVGRKDILEATEESWDRVFATNLKGPFFLSQAAGRKMIDFIRAGRQEKGYIINISSVSAFAVSTNRADYCLTKAAMHMMTQLFAQRLAEEKIQVFEICPGVIESDMTAPVKEKYDRLIAEGAWPIRRWGRPEDVARAVAAIVQDYFPFSTGARFLVDGGFHIRTL, encoded by the coding sequence ATGACAAGCACCACCGCACCTTCGCTGCCAGCGGCTCTGGTCACCGGGGGATCTCGTGGGATCGGGGCAGCGATTGCGCTGACACTTGGGGAACTGGGATATCACGTCTTCGTCAACTACGCCACGCGACCTGAGGCCGCTCAGACAGTTGTGGCGTCCATCGTGGCGAAAGGAGGATCTGCGGAAGCCATTCAGGCAGATGTCGGAAATGCCGCGGACCGAGAGAGGATGATCGCTTGTCTTGAAAACTACGGTCGCTGGGACGTGCTTGTCAATAATGCGGGGATCACCTCGGTGGGCAGAAAGGATATTTTGGAAGCCACCGAGGAGAGTTGGGACCGGGTCTTCGCCACCAATCTCAAAGGTCCGTTTTTCCTATCGCAGGCCGCCGGTCGCAAGATGATTGATTTCATTCGGGCAGGGAGACAGGAAAAAGGCTACATCATTAATATTTCTTCCGTTTCGGCGTTCGCCGTCTCCACAAATCGAGCGGACTACTGCCTGACCAAAGCCGCAATGCACATGATGACGCAGCTTTTCGCCCAGCGGCTCGCGGAGGAAAAAATCCAGGTCTTCGAGATCTGTCCCGGCGTTATCGAGAGCGATATGACGGCGCCCGTGAAAGAGAAATATGACCGGTTGATCGCCGAGGGGGCATGGCCCATTCGGCGATGGGGACGTCCCGAAGACGTCGCCCGGGCAGTCGCCGCCATTGTTCAGGATTATTTCCCCTTCAGCACCGGGGCCCGCTTTCTGGTGGACGGCGGGTTCCACATTCGAACCCTGTGA
- the nagB gene encoding glucosamine-6-phosphate deaminase, protein MEVVIKDTYEEMCRAAAEAVASVLNAKPNAVLGLAVGNTHIGLYRELVRMFKEGLLDFSQVTTFNLDEYVGLGKDHPQSQYYFMHENFFKYVNLSPQNIYMPSGTAKNYRAFCAWYEQRIKECGGIDLQILGIGTDGHIAFNEPGSSLGSRTRIKTLSERRLAEIKDLFDEGEELPIYAITMGVGTILEARRIILLAHGAAKADAVAAAIEGPVTSMVTASALQLHRDTIAFLDREAASKLKLFDYYLWVQKKRPGAPGY, encoded by the coding sequence ATGGAAGTAGTCATCAAGGACACGTACGAGGAAATGTGTCGGGCGGCTGCCGAGGCTGTGGCCAGTGTTCTCAATGCCAAACCCAACGCCGTTCTCGGCTTGGCTGTGGGAAATACGCACATCGGATTGTACCGCGAACTTGTGCGGATGTTTAAAGAGGGGCTCCTCGATTTTTCCCAGGTGACAACCTTTAATCTGGATGAATACGTCGGCCTGGGTAAGGATCACCCTCAAAGCCAGTATTACTTCATGCATGAAAATTTCTTTAAATATGTGAATCTATCACCCCAGAATATTTACATGCCGTCGGGAACGGCGAAGAATTACCGAGCTTTTTGTGCTTGGTACGAGCAGCGTATTAAGGAGTGTGGCGGGATTGATTTGCAAATTCTGGGAATCGGGACGGATGGACATATTGCTTTCAACGAACCGGGCAGTTCGCTTGGTTCACGGACAAGAATCAAGACCCTGTCCGAACGACGTTTGGCGGAAATCAAGGATCTGTTCGACGAGGGCGAAGAATTACCGATCTATGCCATCACGATGGGGGTGGGTACGATTCTCGAAGCACGGCGAATCATCCTGCTAGCGCATGGGGCTGCCAAGGCGGATGCAGTGGCGGCGGCCATTGAGGGACCGGTGACGAGTATGGTGACGGCCAGCGCTCTGCAGCTTCATCGGGATACGATCGCTTTTTTGGATCGCGAAGCTGCATCCAAGTTGAAGCTGTTTGATTACTATCTGTGGGTCCAGAAGAAGCGGCCAGGGGCTCCAGGATATTGA
- the ruvX gene encoding Holliday junction resolvase RuvX: MSNEPAGEQRQEEGLKRTALPERGRIAGLDYGKTRIGIALSDPGRVLATPWSVYQRRGPSQDAAYFQKLVQQEEIVLFVLGLPVHCDGTESEVSLEVREFGKWLESVTRVPVVYMDERFSTQTAETWLRTANLSRKERQKRVDKLAAQIILSSYLAILKRGDAPPSWTPSPLDDSSSSEE, encoded by the coding sequence ATGAGTAACGAGCCAGCAGGAGAACAGCGCCAAGAAGAAGGCCTGAAAAGAACGGCGCTGCCCGAGCGGGGACGGATCGCCGGACTGGACTACGGCAAGACACGCATCGGCATTGCCTTGAGCGATCCAGGCCGGGTGTTGGCCACTCCTTGGTCGGTTTACCAGCGACGGGGACCCAGCCAGGACGCAGCTTATTTTCAGAAGCTGGTTCAACAGGAGGAAATCGTCCTCTTTGTCCTGGGCTTGCCTGTCCATTGTGACGGAACCGAAAGCGAGGTCTCATTGGAGGTGCGAGAATTTGGAAAATGGTTGGAGTCGGTGACCCGCGTGCCGGTCGTTTATATGGATGAGCGGTTCAGCACGCAGACAGCGGAAACGTGGCTTCGGACCGCAAATCTGAGTCGTAAGGAAAGGCAGAAACGCGTGGACAAACTCGCCGCTCAGATTATTCTGAGCTCCTATCTGGCAATTCTAAAGCGGGGCGATGCTCCGCCGTCGTGGACGCCCTCCCCTTTGGATGATTCCTCCAGCAGCGAAGAATGA
- a CDS encoding NAD-dependent epimerase/dehydratase family protein, whose protein sequence is MARRIVVGTGYVGLRIAKLWQERGDDVYGVTRSSSKAATLTELGIKPIIADVLVPASLGDIPHCDTLVYSVGPGGQSQVSRFALYRDGLVAVLDRWGHQADRIVLVSSTGVYGNSSSEVIDESTPRRPLREASQALAEAEDILLTPAWRSKAIIMRMGGIYGPGRLPLLRYIRTQQPLPTDSDALLNLIYVDDAARAVIIVADAAEPPEVVNVVDGRPVTRRQFYERVCQYLGLPPPVFCSPSPEGTHLSRGARGDNAVRMISNRRLVDRYNMSFLCADYEQGIERIIASELQKEC, encoded by the coding sequence ATGGCCCGACGCATTGTGGTTGGAACCGGTTATGTAGGCCTGCGTATTGCCAAGCTATGGCAAGAGCGAGGAGACGACGTCTACGGAGTAACGCGATCGTCTTCAAAGGCCGCCACGCTGACAGAATTGGGGATCAAACCCATCATTGCCGATGTTTTAGTGCCAGCGAGTTTGGGCGATATCCCTCATTGTGACACTCTGGTCTACAGCGTTGGGCCCGGCGGCCAAAGCCAGGTCTCGCGATTTGCCCTGTATCGTGACGGTCTGGTGGCGGTCCTCGATCGTTGGGGCCATCAGGCCGATCGAATTGTTCTCGTCAGTTCGACAGGAGTTTATGGAAATTCATCATCCGAAGTGATTGATGAGTCGACTCCCAGAAGGCCGCTCCGGGAAGCCTCGCAGGCGCTGGCAGAAGCGGAGGATATCCTTCTGACGCCGGCATGGCGGAGCAAGGCGATTATCATGCGCATGGGTGGGATTTATGGTCCCGGCCGACTGCCACTTCTGCGTTACATTCGCACGCAGCAACCGCTTCCCACCGATTCGGACGCGCTTCTCAATCTGATATATGTCGACGATGCCGCCCGCGCCGTTATTATTGTGGCTGACGCGGCAGAGCCTCCGGAGGTGGTCAATGTTGTTGATGGTCGCCCGGTCACACGAAGGCAATTTTACGAGAGAGTATGTCAGTACCTCGGCTTACCACCACCCGTCTTTTGTTCACCGTCGCCGGAAGGTACACACTTGTCCCGAGGAGCGAGAGGAGATAACGCGGTGCGAATGATCAGCAACCGGCGGTTGGTCGACCGATATAACATGTCTTTTCTTTGCGCGGATTATGAACAAGGCATCGAGCGGATTATTGCCTCCGAGCTGCAGAAAGAGTGTTGA